A single region of the Salvia splendens isolate huo1 chromosome 18, SspV2, whole genome shotgun sequence genome encodes:
- the LOC121775967 gene encoding protein EXORDIUM-like 7 — MMKNQILLALVLYTSLFHFLEISSGQNHPIYSFNQQKNHEGSSNLIDLKYHLGPVLTSPINIYIIWYGKWDPNHQSTIRDFISSISSPAPSPSVADWWRTVTLYTDQTGSNVTRNVALSGQFSDRAYSHGKSLTRLSMQSIIKNAVISSSSGRPALPLNYSNGLYLVLTSPDVQVQDFCRAVCGFHYFTYASVAGATVPYAWIGNSGAQCPGMCAYPFAWPGGGPPPPTGSGVMGPPNGDPGTDGMISVIAHELAEVATNPLINAWYAGDDPLAPNEIGDFCLGVYGSGAGGGYAGAVGKDSKGNGFNLNGVKVRKYLVQWVWDPVRGRCFGPNALD; from the coding sequence atgatgaaaaaccAAATTCTCCTAGCCCTAGTGTTGTACACCTCACTATTCCATTTTCTTGAAATTTCAAGTGGCCAAAACCATCCAATTTATTCCTTCAACCAACAAAAGAATCATGAGGGATCATCAAACCTCATAGACCTCAAATATCACTTGGGGCCAGTTCTAACATCCCCTATCAATATCTACATAATATGGTATGGGAAATGGGATCCCAACCATCAATCCACCATAAGGGATTTCATATCTAGTATTTCTTCGCCGGCCCCGTCTCCCTCGGTGGCCGACTGGTGGCGCACCGTCACCCTCTACACCGACCAGACTGGCTCCAACGTGACGCGAAACGTGGCCTTGTCAGGCCAGTTCAGCGACCGCGCCTACTCCCATGGAAAAAGCTTGACGCGGCTATCCATGCAGTCCATCATCAAGAATGCTGTCATATCATCATCGAGTGGCAGACCCGCACTCCCCCTCAACTACAGTAACGGCCTGTACCTAGTGCTGACGTCTCCTGATGTCCAGGTACAAGATTTCTGCAGGGCGGTCTGCGGGTTCCACTACTTCACATACGCGTCGGTGGCGGGGGCCACGGTGCCGTACGCGTGGATAGGCAACAGCGGAGCCCAGTGCCCCGGGATGTGTGCCTACCCGTTCGCGTGGCCCGGGGGCGGGCCGCCGCCACCGACGGGGAGCGGGGTCATGGGCCCGCCCAACGGGGATCCCGGGACGGACGGGATGATTAGTGTGATCGCGCACGAGCTTGCTGAGGTGGCGACCAATCCGCTGATCAACGCGTGGTATGCGGGGGACGACCCACTCGCGCCGAACGAGATAGGGGACTTTTGTTTGGGGGTGTATGGGAGTGGTGCTGGTGGAGGCTACGCTGGAGCTGTGGGCAAGGACTCAAAGGGGAATGGGTTCAATTTGAATGGGGTGAAAGTGAGGAAGTACCTTGTGCAGTGGGTGTGGGACCCTGTGAGGGGGAGGTGCTTTGGGCCTAATGCATTGGATTAA